The genome window CGTGATGAGTTACTTGACCCAACACAGCGGGAAAGTGGTGAACACAACGTCCGGGGTATCTTATCTTTACAACTTATTCAAAGAACAGGTGATACTATCACGGTCCATCCTACACGACCATCAATCATTAACGTTCCACGTTTTAATTTAACACAGTGAACGATATCATTTCCAGGCAGCTCAGAACCTGAGCATTCCAAAATGGACTGAGGCGGTTTATCCGGCTCcgatgaaagaaataatagcGTTGGACTTTAAACTCAGATCGTACACAAAGACACTGAAGCGTCTAAACGGAGGTACAAGAATATTCGACTTTTTTTTCTACTTCGGCAAGATCCGCTTCGCGACCAATGTCACAGTAATGAAATCCTTCCGATCGTTTCCTACAGGTATGCTATTACGTAAAATGGTCGAAGACATTCAGTTGTACAAGACAGGCAAATTGGAGCCGTCCGACAGGAATGCGTTCCTGTTTTCGGGCCACGAAGTGAACGTCGCAGCTGTGGCGAAGGCTCTGGACTTAGACGAACCCGTCATACCTGCATACGGATCTACAATTATCCTGGAAACACTGCGCGATAAGAAAAGAACTTACTACGTACGAGTAAGTATTCAATGATATTTCAGAAGCAGTTATAATCAAATAATCTACGCTGTAAAAAGTTAGAAGCTTCCGTGTCGAGGTAACTTGGGTTTCGATTTAGGTTCTCCAATCTAGGAAACGttcttaaatattcgaaaatatttttataatttagaaaaaattcGGTATTTACTATTCGATGAAATGGAAACGAAATTATTAACTTACTATTATAACTAAGACTTGAGGCAACATTACAGTAGAGAAActgatttaattatataattggaTGTATTTATAACTTATGCTTTGCTAACAGGTTTTACTCTGGACTGGTGTCTACGAACAACTTATAATTCAAACGATTCCTGGGTGCACGGAATTGTGTCCGTTCGATCAGTTCCTCGAGATAGTAAAAGACGTATTACCGACCGACGAAGAATACAGTTGCAATTCCAATGGAACAATCAACGATTTGAGAAACAAAGCAGTAAAGGAGTCTATATGTTCCTCAGCAGCAAACGCAGTCGTTGGCAAATCTTGGTCCTACCTATTACCACTTGTTTCTTTCGCAATTTTTTCTGCGCATAATATCAACCATTGATTCTTAGAATGGTCCACAGAAGATTATACTAATACTGGTTCCGATTATAGATCCACATGAAATAGTTTCCGATATGTTTGTAATAAGTTAGAGTTGTATTACTGATGTATAGAGTCAGGCTTCTATCTATATGTACCTTAATTAGACCGCGGATGTCGAACACAAAACCCGAACTTCGTgaaatgtttcataaattttttatcttaCTTATAATAAGATAaagttttcaaatgaaacaaagagttaaaaatttataatttctataacatCCACGGTCTAACTGTAACGAATGGAAAAGTATAGAAGTAGTGACATAGCTATAGAATTACCGAGATAAAGGTTTGCCTTGTAGTGATAATTTAGATACTCTTTGAAAGTATTACCATTACATACCGCAATGTAAATGTAACCTCTAGTCACAATTGTTCGCCGTAATTACgttattcttttcgttttttaaatcataaagttattaaatttcagttatatgTGAGAGCATTTGAACATGGGAGAGATGTGAATGAGAAAACCAACAGAAAGAAATGAGTTAAACTGATTGGCATCACTTTTATTCCCCAGATGttcaatgaaaaaagaaatatcgtGACAAAATACAGTAACGacgtaattatattaatgttagaGAATGAGATTAAATATGTGTAAAATTAAATCATGCTTATACCTTTTTTAGATCGCAAAATGTCACCTAAAAGTAAAATCATTCGTTTGAAGCTCATCTAATAACCACTCTGTACAATTGAAACGCCGAATTTGAGAAACGGTGGACGACAGCGAGCCCGATTTGCAAATCAACGATTCGATTCTCCTATTTCCGTCCAGGTTAAAGGTTCAAGAACCTCTGTCGGTTACGAATAGACAAATATTTATCGATTCGGGGCGGTATTTTCGAATGGAATAATAGTTAGAGCAAGGCAGAAGTTATAGAGCCACGAATCTCCTTTATCATCACGAAATAAACCGCGATGAGtgctaaaaataatgaaaacttttCCTCAGCGATGACTTTTTACGGTCCAAGAACTTCAATTCGCTGTCGGTGGTACGTAGAAAAGGGTCTCTGCACTCCCTCCAAGGTGGTTCACCTTACGCGATCCACGTGCGATTACGTATTTAACAGATGCATAGAGGCAAGAACGCTCTCATAAAACTAATTCGCATAACACAGTGCTATCAAAATATGCTGTGACATGAAATTCAACCACGTCGAATTACACAAAAAcagtaacattatttttacaccGAATGAGACACCCCATTCCCgttgaatattctaattttcgaaataacaaaaatatagttCATAACAGCCTATTTACATCCGGAACGTCTCAATTATGGCGAACGCTTTAAGCATGACTGCAACAAGATCCCCGAGCAGAAGACTTGGCGGTTCGTGCAGAACATGTTATACAATTCAAACAGTAACACGGTTCAAGCAACCTGAGCGCTAATTTGCACAAAATAACGCGTACACGTGGATGAAGCAAGGTACGTCAGTAAAGTGAATCACTCGAGCGTACTGTCTGAACAACTATTTAATGTGCAATATTCCTCTGGCTAATCTTTACCATCCAGAATGCAATTATTTTCTCAGCTGCATAAAAAACATAGCATTGATTGAATTAAGATATTGTAGGTGTCACAGtattataattcttctttaaagGCCCGTTATGATCTCGGAAATCCGTGAAGTCGGCACCAATGGGATCCCAAAATTAGTTTCAATGGTAATCCGTGGATACAAGGCGTCTAGTGGATCAGCTAATAAAAAAAGTGGGTTCTAATTGGTTCCAACTTGGTCTAGATTATCAGAGGTATGTGTTAGATGCCAAAAGCCAAGGATCTCTGAGACTGGAGGGCTAATAGAGGCCAGAGACCCCGGTAGCCTAGTACTGACAGGATCTTGGAGTCTAGATCTTGTGAGGACACAGCCTCCAGCAAACTAGCCAAAGGGTCTAGAGGTTTCAACTTAGTCTAGACTATGGGTTCTAAATATTAGATGCCAAAGTCATGAGATGCTTGATGCTGGAAGCGTGTTAAAGTTTTAATTACGCCTCTGTTAATAATTGCGTCTATTAATTTGAATCTTTTGAATCTAGATGGTTCTGATTCAGCGTTCCCagttttaaagttattttctgTCGATTTTCTTGGTTTTCGTGTCCCCtcgtttttcagttttatatttgcTCATAATTTTGTTGAGTGTTCGAATGTTGTGACTTCAATCTGTACGCCCAGAATTATTTTCAGTGCCCGTAATGgacaagaattttaattttctgttttctgCGTTTCTTATTGGGCTTGATATGGAATACTTAATTCCaagaaaaacatttgttataaattatacatgtaTTTGTCCTTTACTACGCTTACATCTACAAATCTATAATTTCACGTATCCGTTAGGAGGCTCCATAACGTTTTGCttacataactatatacaaTGTGGGATATTGTAAAAGGTAATCTATGATAATTACATGAGAACGATTGAATGAAGATCGCCTAGGGTTCGACGATGCATATAATTTCACATCGTGGTAGACTCAGCAGCAGTGTCGGAGGGCGGAGAACATGTGGGAATATTCATTCAACGACAACGCAGACACTGATTCGTCAAGGCGGGGATTTCCCAATAGACGCGTGATTATACGAAAGATAAACGAAGGTACCGACTGACGAATAAATATACTGAAGATATCCTTTAAATGCACCGTTTGAATACTGAATTCGCGTAACTTCATAATGCCGTGTAACCGAAGGTTTCTATAATACAAGTCCGagcattaaattatattatatttaacaatcgTTTATCTAAATGTAGAAACTATGAAAACTGCTCCGCTTATCATTAATCAATAAAGAAACTTTCACGCTAATCGAAATCCAACCGTGATGCGTTTAAAATTTCCTGGTAATGCTTTCACTTGGATCTCGAGTCTAGAACAACTAGCATATCACGTTTCTCTAGACCTTACGGTGGAGTCGTCCTTGCTAGTGCGAAGAAGGTCAAGGTGGATCTCTGTGGATTCACGGTAAAGCCGCATGCTCTGCTATTAAGATTGCCACTGTGTTTGTACCAGCGAGTCATAAGCAAAAGTGTTTTTGACATCATTACGTAATTGAAAAAAAGGGGAAGCCGCTTTTCGTGGGAGAAGCCTATTGCGAGATTCGTCGGCGCGTGGAAGAAAAGAAATGAGGCGAAATTGAAAGGGATACTGTGCACGGCAGGTACACAGGCAGAGCCTTGTTGCAATCATTGAAAAGAATGACACGGGAAGAGCATTGTTCGTGCTCTACGACAAGATccgtacacacgtacacacctTCGCCGATTCTTTCGATGTTTCTCTTGCGTGCTAGAATGCAATTTTCCTACGTAAGAGGACTCGTCACGCGTTAATTGCGACAGGCGTAACCTTCGATTTTTCACGATAACTGTTTGATGTATCTTATGATGTAGACTTGTCATATTACGTAGATTTAACTCTGACCGTGGACAGGTGTAATGATTACTTATACATTATCAACATGCGATCAGAGTTTAGCGTGCTCACGTTGGTTTTCGATTAGTATTCTCAAATTTTTCTCCAACAAAGTCTACAAATTTctgtattttgattaaaatatttatacttctatcgaaatcgaacgaaattgtatttctataaacaaaatTCCAGTACCCATTGGTTGCTTGATTTCCTCACTACTCGGAACTTTTGTTCCGAAGCCTAAATGGTGAAACCGCGCTGCAGGGTGCGTACGAGTGCATTATCAACACCAACAGCAACCACGTTCAACTAGTAAATGGGTTTTGTGTGTCTCTGAGTGAAATAGGTCAACGGAGAATTAGAAATCTGTCTCTAAATccgaaatatgttaaataattttgcacGCAGTCACTTGGACATTATTgctttaaattgaataaaatatctttacgTAGCTCGAAGTTACGTAACCAAAGatcgtaatttttatttatggcCTTGCACGAAATTATGTTTTTCCCAGGCATTATACAACTTGAATATACTAAACATTTCATGCACCGGCGCGCTATTCAAAAGTGACAGTGAAATATCAAATCGATCAGCAGCCGTTTTGGAATTATAATTACTTAACGCTACTTAAGGCGTGATTCGATCGCACACCGATACAGCAGAAGTGCAGATAATTGCGAAGCGTGAATTGGAACGTGTGATGCCTGTGTCAGCGATGCCCATTACAGTGATAAGTATCGTGAAGCCGGTCGAGATGCATTCTCAAACGGTAACCCGGAACGGTCAGACAAACGCATTTCGGATCATCCAAcattaataaatcataattgTCACTCGTACGTACTAAATACTGTTCAAGAActcttcatatttatttttattggattGAATTAAGAGAAATCATATTGTTATATCCTTTACATTTAATGAACTTCACATTTAACATCATAATGAAGCTTGCAAGAAAACCTATAAACCACCCCGCACATTATACTTCTTTTCTAAGCATTAGCTCtgtaaaaatgttacaaattaaagaaaagtttaaactgagaaataattaattcatacatgaaaaatgtatttctaaGAATCACTACTGTGATACTGCGTTTGGTCACTTTAAAATAGTCGCGATATAAAGATGGGTTCGTAGAAACATTAGAAGGTTACATTTTTGTACGTCGTTGAATCTAGTCCGCGACAACATATATAGTACTCcgttacaatttaattatcacAGTCGAAGTAACAATTGCATTTGTAACacgtatatgtataatattttaattgttactcGTAAGCGTGTGACCTTGAAAGATTGGAAAGCGTTCTCGAAGTGGCACAAAAAAACTAAACAGACGTGCCAAAGTAATGTGAAGTATTATTAAAGTTTCtgttaaacaaattgttttatattataaatttttaaatgaactacTCCAAAATTTGTGAAAAATTGATCGTTTTTTCagcgtaattaaaatattttcatgcatatttttcaagaattgCCTAATAACGTTCGCGCTTTCGAATTTTC of Nomia melanderi isolate GNS246 chromosome 5, iyNomMela1, whole genome shotgun sequence contains these proteins:
- the LOC116430877 gene encoding venom acid phosphatase Acph-1, producing MLPGRSTAFIAALFLINAVYCDLDLKMLHVVFRHGDKVPHREFQNYPSDPYKDHSYHPMGNGDLTNIGKMREYRIGTMLRERYNRYFGPDYWPEKIYARSTDVPRTQLSLQLVLAGLFPPSETQTWNPHLPWIPASTFSVPYETDNLLFPHYCPRYKEEYSKFLRQQNTQDIVNKYKSVMSYLTQHSGKVVNTTSGVSYLYNLFKEQAAQNLSIPKWTEAVYPAPMKEIIALDFKLRSYTKTLKRLNGGMLLRKMVEDIQLYKTGKLEPSDRNAFLFSGHEVNVAAVAKALDLDEPVIPAYGSTIILETLRDKKRTYYVRVLLWTGVYEQLIIQTIPGCTELCPFDQFLEIVKDVLPTDEEYSCNSNGTINDLRNKAVKESICSSAANAVVGKSWSYLLPLVSFAIFSAHNINH